A single region of the Lotus japonicus ecotype B-129 chromosome 4, LjGifu_v1.2 genome encodes:
- the LOC130715064 gene encoding protein DETOXIFICATION 30-like isoform X2: protein MDENISQNHPLLTPLNHHDTAVFTTKSDDIPPITGAGDFAREFLAESKKLWYLAGPAIFTSICQYSLGADTQVFAGHVGTLELAAVSIENSVIAGFCLGITFGMGSALETLCGQAFGAGQLHMLGIYMQRSWVILNTTAVLLSLLYIFAEPLLKLIGQTAAISETAGMLSLWMIPQLFAYAMNYPIQKFLQAQSRIMAMAWIAAAALVLHTLFSWLLMLHLGWGLAGAAVVLNSSWWFIVVAQLVYILSGSCGQAWSGFSFKAFQNLWGFVRLSLASAVMLCLEVWYFMALILFAGYLKNAEVSVDALSICMNILGWTIMVSFGVNAAVRFVTLFSMCL, encoded by the exons ATGgatgaaaatatcagccaaaaTCATCCACTCCTCACACCGCTAAACCACCACGACACTGCTGTGTTCACAACAAAATCTGATGACATCCCTCCGATCACCGGCGCCGGAGACTTCGCCAGAGAATTCCTCGCCGAGTCCAAGAAGCTCTGGTACCTCGCCGGCCCCGCCATCTTCACCTCCATCTGCCAATACTCCCTGGGTGCCGACACTCAGGTCTTCGCCGGCCACGTCGGAACACTGGAGCTCGCCGCTGTCTCCATCGAAAACTCTGTCATCGCCGGCTTCTGCTTAGGCATCACG TTTGGGATGGGAAGCGCGTTGGAAACGCTTTGCGGGCAAGCTTTCGGCGCAGGACAACTTCATATGCTGGGAATATACATGCAG AGATCGTGGGTAATTCTTAACACGACGGCAGTGCTGTTGAGTCTTCTGTACATCTTCGCAGAGCCTCTTTTGAAGCTGATAGGCCAAACGGCGGCGATATCAGAGACGGCGGGGATGCTGTCACTGTGGATGATTCCGCAGCTTTTCGCGTATGCAATGAACTACCCGATTCAAAAGTTTTTGCAAGCGCAGAGCAGGATCATGGCCATGGCGTGGATAGCCGCGGCGGCGCTGGTGCTTCACACGCTCTTCAGCTGGCTACTCATGCTGCACCTGGGGTGGGGCCTTGCCGGTGCCGCTGTGGTGCTCAACTCATCTTGGTGGTTCATAGTAGTGGCTCAGCTTGTTTACATCTTGAGTGGGTCGTGTGGTCAAGCTTGGAGTGGCTTCTCATTCAAAGCCTTTCAGAATCTTTGGGGATTTGTTCGTCTCTCACTTGCGTCTGCTGTTATGCTCTG cctaGAAGTGTGGTATTTTATGGCGTTGATTCTCTTCGCTGGATATTTGAAGAATGCAGAAGTTTCAGTAGATGCCTTGTCTATATG
- the LOC130715064 gene encoding protein DETOXIFICATION 30-like isoform X1: MDENISQNHPLLTPLNHHDTAVFTTKSDDIPPITGAGDFAREFLAESKKLWYLAGPAIFTSICQYSLGADTQVFAGHVGTLELAAVSIENSVIAGFCLGITFGMGSALETLCGQAFGAGQLHMLGIYMQRSWVILNTTAVLLSLLYIFAEPLLKLIGQTAAISETAGMLSLWMIPQLFAYAMNYPIQKFLQAQSRIMAMAWIAAAALVLHTLFSWLLMLHLGWGLAGAAVVLNSSWWFIVVAQLVYILSGSCGQAWSGFSFKAFQNLWGFVRLSLASAVMLWYVDFLLFNLFEMMQRNVSPALIIITCLYLMANLSYLRSRSPPSIPNSTVNNQQPHNCM; encoded by the exons ATGgatgaaaatatcagccaaaaTCATCCACTCCTCACACCGCTAAACCACCACGACACTGCTGTGTTCACAACAAAATCTGATGACATCCCTCCGATCACCGGCGCCGGAGACTTCGCCAGAGAATTCCTCGCCGAGTCCAAGAAGCTCTGGTACCTCGCCGGCCCCGCCATCTTCACCTCCATCTGCCAATACTCCCTGGGTGCCGACACTCAGGTCTTCGCCGGCCACGTCGGAACACTGGAGCTCGCCGCTGTCTCCATCGAAAACTCTGTCATCGCCGGCTTCTGCTTAGGCATCACG TTTGGGATGGGAAGCGCGTTGGAAACGCTTTGCGGGCAAGCTTTCGGCGCAGGACAACTTCATATGCTGGGAATATACATGCAG AGATCGTGGGTAATTCTTAACACGACGGCAGTGCTGTTGAGTCTTCTGTACATCTTCGCAGAGCCTCTTTTGAAGCTGATAGGCCAAACGGCGGCGATATCAGAGACGGCGGGGATGCTGTCACTGTGGATGATTCCGCAGCTTTTCGCGTATGCAATGAACTACCCGATTCAAAAGTTTTTGCAAGCGCAGAGCAGGATCATGGCCATGGCGTGGATAGCCGCGGCGGCGCTGGTGCTTCACACGCTCTTCAGCTGGCTACTCATGCTGCACCTGGGGTGGGGCCTTGCCGGTGCCGCTGTGGTGCTCAACTCATCTTGGTGGTTCATAGTAGTGGCTCAGCTTGTTTACATCTTGAGTGGGTCGTGTGGTCAAGCTTGGAGTGGCTTCTCATTCAAAGCCTTTCAGAATCTTTGGGGATTTGTTCGTCTCTCACTTGCGTCTGCTGTTATGCTCTGGTATGTTGACTTTCTTTTGTTTAATTTGTTTGAGATGATGCAAAGAAATGTATCACCCGCTTTAATTATTATCACGTGTCTTTATTTAATGGCAAATCTTAGTTATTTAAGATCACGATCTCCTCCTTCAATTCCTAATTCAACAGTTAACAACCAGCAGCCCCACAATTGTATGTAA